In the genome of Thermithiobacillus tepidarius DSM 3134, one region contains:
- the narJ gene encoding nitrate reductase molybdenum cofactor assembly chaperone produces the protein MKTFKALALLLTYPEPAWLAALDEVEAVLVEETASNGAAAGSLSALLQHLRGERLIELQQHYVATFDRNPAHSLHLFEHIHGESRERGEAMVSLLQEYRQHGLEIDADELPDYLPLFLEYLSLRPEDEALALLGEAVDVLALIGGRLARDGSPYQGIFRVLEALSPVAAAPLAEQPSRDMEDALVRFGPGADGVEPLLTPKPQVAYVDPPRPGSRAPTGIGQA, from the coding sequence ATGAAAACTTTCAAGGCATTGGCGTTGCTGCTCACCTATCCGGAGCCGGCCTGGCTGGCCGCCCTCGACGAAGTGGAGGCGGTCCTGGTCGAGGAGACGGCCTCCAACGGCGCGGCGGCAGGCTCGCTGAGCGCGCTGCTGCAGCACCTGCGCGGCGAGCGGCTGATCGAGCTGCAGCAGCACTACGTGGCCACCTTCGACCGCAATCCGGCCCACTCGCTGCATCTTTTCGAGCATATCCACGGCGAGTCGCGGGAGCGCGGGGAGGCCATGGTGAGCCTGCTGCAGGAATACCGGCAGCACGGCCTGGAGATCGACGCCGACGAGCTGCCGGACTACCTGCCGCTCTTCCTGGAGTATCTGTCCCTGCGGCCGGAGGACGAGGCGCTGGCCCTGCTGGGCGAAGCGGTGGACGTGCTGGCGCTGATCGGTGGGCGCCTGGCCCGGGACGGCAGCCCCTACCAGGGCATCTTCCGGGTGCTGGAGGCGCTCTCGCCGGTGGCGGCCGCGCCGCTGGCCGAGCAGCCATCGCGCGACATGGAAGACGCCCTGGTGCGGTTCGGGCCGGGGGCGGACGGCGTCGAGCCCCTGCTGACGCCCAAGCCGCAGGTGGCCTACGTGGACCCGCCCCGGCCGGGCTCGCGGGCGCCGACCGGCATCGGTCAGGCGTAG
- the narH gene encoding nitrate reductase subunit beta, translating to MRVRAQIAMVMNLDKCIGCHTCSITCKNVWTFRDGMEYVWYNNVETKPGIGYPKEWENQERWNGGWAHKGDGEIQPRQGSQWRILANIFANPNLPAIDDYYEPFTFDYQRLHDAPLSETPPTARPVSIITGDKMDKVVWGPNWEDDLGGEFESRSRDICFDDVQKEMYATFENTFMMYLPRLCEHCLNPTCVASCPSGSIYKRAEDGIVLVDQDKCRGWRMCISGCPYKKVYYNWKSGKAEKCIFCFPRIEVGQPTVCSESCVGRIRYLGVLLYDADGIREAASVADEQDLYEAQLGIFLDPNDPVVIDQARRNGIAEAWLEAARRSPVYKLAMDWKIAFPLHPEFRTLPMVWYVPPLSPIQAAAESGRMGMNGIIPDTRSLRIPVKYLANLLTAGDEAPVVRALDRMLAMRAYMRGKSVEGRANTEVLSQVGLSEAQVEEMYRYLAIANYEDRFVIPTVRREVSEEAFTDKGYCGFSFGNTCSDGVSKAGLFGTRKTQRLHYHPRPKSTGGLPS from the coding sequence ATGAGAGTGAGAGCGCAAATCGCCATGGTGATGAACCTGGATAAGTGCATCGGCTGCCACACCTGTTCCATCACCTGCAAGAACGTCTGGACCTTCCGCGACGGCATGGAATACGTCTGGTACAACAACGTCGAGACCAAGCCCGGCATCGGTTATCCCAAGGAGTGGGAGAACCAGGAGCGCTGGAACGGGGGCTGGGCGCACAAGGGCGACGGCGAGATCCAGCCGCGCCAGGGCAGCCAGTGGCGCATCCTCGCCAATATTTTCGCCAACCCCAACCTGCCCGCCATTGACGACTACTACGAGCCCTTCACCTTCGACTACCAGCGCCTGCACGACGCGCCGCTGTCCGAGACCCCGCCCACGGCGCGGCCGGTGTCCATCATCACCGGCGACAAGATGGACAAGGTGGTCTGGGGGCCAAATTGGGAGGACGATCTCGGCGGCGAGTTCGAATCGCGCAGTCGCGACATCTGCTTCGACGACGTGCAGAAGGAGATGTACGCCACCTTCGAGAACACCTTCATGATGTACCTGCCGCGCCTGTGCGAGCACTGCCTCAATCCCACCTGCGTGGCCTCCTGTCCCTCGGGCTCCATCTACAAGCGCGCCGAGGACGGCATCGTGCTGGTGGACCAGGACAAGTGCCGCGGCTGGCGCATGTGCATCAGCGGCTGCCCCTATAAGAAGGTCTACTACAACTGGAAATCGGGCAAGGCGGAAAAGTGCATCTTCTGCTTCCCGCGCATCGAGGTCGGGCAGCCGACGGTCTGCTCGGAATCCTGCGTCGGGCGCATCCGCTACCTAGGCGTGCTGCTCTATGACGCCGACGGCATCCGCGAGGCGGCCAGCGTCGCCGACGAGCAGGATCTCTACGAAGCGCAATTGGGCATCTTCCTCGACCCCAACGACCCGGTGGTGATCGACCAGGCGCGCCGCAACGGCATCGCCGAGGCCTGGCTCGAGGCGGCGCGCCGCTCGCCGGTGTACAAGCTGGCCATGGACTGGAAAATCGCCTTCCCCCTGCACCCCGAGTTCCGCACCCTGCCCATGGTCTGGTACGTGCCGCCCCTGTCGCCGATCCAGGCCGCCGCCGAGAGCGGCCGCATGGGCATGAACGGCATCATTCCCGACACCCGCTCGCTGCGCATCCCGGTGAAATACCTGGCCAACCTGCTCACCGCCGGCGACGAGGCGCCCGTGGTCCGGGCGCTGGACCGCATGCTCGCCATGCGCGCCTACATGCGCGGCAAGTCGGTGGAGGGCCGCGCCAATACCGAGGTGCTCAGCCAGGTGGGGCTGAGCGAGGCGCAGGTGGAGGAGATGTACCGCTACCTGGCCATCGCCAACTACGAGGACCGCTTCGTCATCCCCACCGTGCGCCGCGAGGTGTCGGAGGAGGCCTTCACCGACAAGGGCTACTGCGGCTTCTCCTTCGGCAACACCTGCTCCGACGGCGTGTCCAAGGCGGGCCTCTTCGGCACCCGCAAGACGCAGCGGCTGCACTACCATCCGCGCCCCAAGTCCACGGGAGGGCTGCCTTCATGA
- a CDS encoding MFS transporter encodes MATQTHQQIAVLTMSTLAFTVCFAVWMMFAVIGIPIKEQLGLNETQFGLLAATPVLTGSLVRLPLGMLTDKYGGRSVFFALMLSTVLPLYLIGQAREFWQFLLLGLFVGLAGGAFSVGISYVARWFGKARQGLAMGIFGAGNAGAALTKFVAPSIVVAYGWTMVPTVYAAAMLVMALLFWFLTYSDPAHRVSATVTVGEQLRALKDPRVWRYCQYYSIVFGGYVALALWMTKYYVAEYGFDIRIAALFAAAFSLPGGVLRAFGGWLADRYGAHTVTWWVLWVSLVALFFLSYPRTDFVVHTVDGPRTFHIGLSAWVFTALLFVVGVAWAFGKASVFKYISDQYPHNIGVISGIVGLMGGLGGFILPILFGALVDLTGVRSSVFMLLFGIIWVSLMWMYWTEVRPMAAARERQRAAAGDVLE; translated from the coding sequence ATGGCGACGCAAACCCACCAGCAGATAGCCGTGCTCACCATGAGCACGCTGGCTTTCACCGTTTGCTTCGCGGTGTGGATGATGTTTGCCGTGATCGGCATTCCGATCAAGGAGCAGCTCGGACTCAACGAGACCCAGTTCGGCCTGCTGGCCGCCACGCCCGTGCTCACCGGCTCCCTGGTGCGCCTGCCGCTCGGCATGCTGACCGACAAGTACGGCGGCCGCAGCGTTTTCTTCGCGCTGATGCTGAGTACCGTCCTGCCCCTCTACCTCATCGGCCAAGCCCGCGAGTTCTGGCAGTTTCTGCTGCTGGGGCTCTTCGTGGGGCTGGCCGGCGGCGCCTTTTCGGTGGGCATCAGCTACGTGGCCCGCTGGTTCGGCAAGGCGCGCCAGGGCCTGGCCATGGGCATCTTCGGCGCCGGCAACGCCGGGGCGGCGCTGACCAAGTTCGTGGCGCCGTCCATCGTGGTGGCCTACGGCTGGACCATGGTGCCGACCGTCTACGCCGCCGCCATGCTCGTCATGGCATTGCTCTTCTGGTTCCTGACCTACTCCGACCCGGCGCACCGGGTGTCGGCCACGGTGACCGTGGGCGAGCAGCTGCGTGCGCTCAAGGACCCGCGGGTGTGGCGCTACTGTCAGTACTATTCCATCGTTTTCGGCGGCTACGTGGCGCTGGCCCTGTGGATGACCAAGTACTACGTCGCCGAATACGGCTTTGACATCCGGATCGCCGCCCTGTTCGCCGCCGCCTTTTCGCTGCCGGGCGGCGTGCTGCGCGCCTTCGGCGGCTGGTTGGCCGACCGCTACGGCGCCCATACCGTCACCTGGTGGGTGCTGTGGGTGTCGCTGGTGGCGCTATTTTTCCTGTCCTATCCGCGCACCGATTTCGTCGTTCATACCGTGGACGGTCCTCGGACCTTCCACATCGGGCTCAGTGCCTGGGTCTTCACCGCGCTGCTCTTCGTGGTCGGCGTGGCCTGGGCCTTCGGCAAGGCGTCGGTGTTCAAGTACATCTCCGATCAGTATCCGCACAACATCGGCGTGATCTCCGGCATCGTCGGGCTGATGGGCGGCCTGGGCGGCTTCATCCTGCCCATCCTCTTCGGCGCCCTGGTGGATCTCACCGGCGTGCGCTCGTCGGTCTTCATGCTCCTGTTCGGCATCATCTGGGTGTCGCTGATGTGGATGTACTGGACCGAAGTGCGGCCCATGGCGGCGGCCCGGGAGCGGCAGCGGGCCGCGGCGGGGGACGTGCTGGAATGA
- a CDS encoding MFS transporter: protein MATHVLTSWNPEDRAFWEREGKAIARRNLWISIPALFLAFAVWMVWSMVVVNLPNVGFRFSENQLFWLAAAPGLSGATLRIFYSFMVPIFGGRKWTTLSTADVSAVFLILALLCGFGGGNFSSSMANISFFFPKAEKGTALGLNAGLGNLGVSAMQFLVPLVITAGVFGALGGEPQTWVKGGATRDMWLQNAGFIWVPFIALATLAAWFGMHDIASAKASFAEQAVIFKRRHTWIMSWLYLGTFGSFIGFSAGLPLLTKYQFPDVDPTQYAFLGPLIGALSRPLGGWVADKVGGARVTFWTFIVMALAVLGVLYFLRGEAHGGVFWGFMAMFLLLFFSTGIGNGSTFRMIPVICSTMFRRETEARGTALSEEALRKEAGMLSAALLGFSSAVGAYGAFFIPKAFGTSIAMTGGPQAALYTFLLFYVTCIAVSWWYYARRGAEVPS from the coding sequence ATGGCCACGCATGTGCTGACGAGCTGGAACCCGGAAGACCGGGCCTTCTGGGAGCGCGAGGGCAAGGCGATCGCCCGGCGCAATCTGTGGATCTCCATTCCGGCCCTGTTCCTCGCCTTCGCGGTGTGGATGGTGTGGAGCATGGTGGTGGTGAACCTGCCCAACGTCGGCTTCCGCTTCAGCGAGAATCAGCTCTTCTGGCTGGCGGCGGCACCGGGCCTATCGGGGGCGACCCTGCGCATCTTCTACTCGTTCATGGTGCCGATCTTCGGCGGGCGCAAGTGGACCACCCTGAGCACCGCGGACGTGTCTGCGGTCTTCCTGATCCTGGCTCTGCTCTGCGGCTTCGGCGGCGGCAATTTTTCTTCCAGCATGGCCAACATCAGCTTTTTCTTCCCGAAGGCGGAGAAGGGCACGGCCTTGGGCCTCAACGCCGGGCTCGGCAACCTGGGGGTGAGCGCCATGCAGTTCCTGGTGCCGCTGGTGATCACGGCCGGGGTATTCGGCGCCCTGGGCGGCGAGCCGCAGACCTGGGTCAAGGGAGGGGCGACCCGCGACATGTGGCTGCAGAACGCCGGCTTCATCTGGGTACCCTTCATCGCGCTGGCGACCCTGGCCGCCTGGTTCGGCATGCACGACATCGCCTCGGCCAAGGCCTCCTTCGCCGAGCAGGCGGTGATCTTCAAGCGCCGGCACACCTGGATCATGAGCTGGCTTTACCTGGGCACCTTCGGCTCCTTCATCGGCTTTTCCGCCGGACTGCCGCTCCTGACCAAGTACCAGTTTCCCGACGTGGACCCGACCCAGTACGCCTTCCTGGGGCCGCTGATCGGCGCGTTGTCCCGCCCGCTGGGCGGCTGGGTGGCGGACAAGGTCGGCGGTGCGCGGGTGACCTTCTGGACCTTCATCGTCATGGCGCTGGCGGTACTGGGCGTGCTCTATTTCCTGCGCGGCGAGGCGCATGGCGGCGTGTTCTGGGGCTTCATGGCCATGTTCCTGCTGCTTTTTTTCAGCACCGGCATCGGCAACGGCTCCACCTTCCGCATGATCCCGGTGATCTGCTCGACCATGTTTCGGCGCGAGACCGAGGCGCGCGGCACGGCGCTGTCGGAGGAGGCGCTGCGCAAGGAAGCGGGCATGCTGTCCGCCGCCCTGCTCGGCTTCAGCTCGGCGGTGGGCGCCTATGGGGCCTTCTTCATCCCCAAGGCCTTCGGCACCTCCATCGCCATGACCGGCGGGCCGCAGGCGGCCCTGTACACCTTTCTGCTGTTCTACGTGACCTGCATCGCGGTCAGCTGGTGGTACTACGCCCGCCGCGGCGCGGAAGTGCCTTCTTGA
- a CDS encoding nitrate reductase subunit alpha, translated as MSHFLDRMLFFRKNVGHFADGLGVVVKEDREWEDAYRMRWQTDKVVRSTHGVNCTGSCSWKIYVKSGLITWEIQQTDYPRTRPDLPNHEPRGCPRGASYSWYVYSAQRLKYPLVRGRLMELWREARSRLGPVEAWTAIQADPAKRRQYTAVRGLGGFVRSNWDEVTELIAAANVHTIKQHGPDRVIGFSPIPAMSMVSYAAGARYLSLIGGVLLSFYDWYCDLPPSSPQVWGEQTDVPESADWYNSTYLLVWGSNLPQTRTPDAHFYTEVRYKGTKTVAIASDYGEYVKFGDIWLAPKQGTDAALALAMGHVILKEFHLPGKSAYFDAYCRQYTDMPMLVTLREHDGTLVADRLLRAADLEGGLGQANNPEWKAVVIDELTGYLVSPNGSIGHRWGEVGVWNLELRDAASGQEIKPRLSLMGVQDEVAAVSFPYFGGDRDALLARQVPVKRLSVNGRETLVATVYDLLLANYGIDRGLGGENVAASYDEDVPYTPAWAEKITGVKRADIVTVAREFADNADKTQGKSMVILGAGLNHWYHNDMIYRGIINMLVMCGCVGQSGGGWAHYVGQEKLRPLTGWTPLAFALDWHRPPRQMNGTSFFYNHSSQWRHEKLKVDEILSPTADPALVDQRLIDFNVRAERMGWLPSAPQLESNPIEVVQQAEALGLDPVKYAVEQLKSGALRFASEDPDNPRNFPRNLFVWRSNLLGSSGKGHEYFLKYLLGTQNAVLGPDLGELGEPKPNEVVWHEQAAEGKLDLLVTLDFRMSTTALYSDVVLPSATWYEKDDLNTSDMHPFIHPLTEAVQPLWQSRSDWEIYKAIAKQFSALAAEHLGTRKDLVLVPLQHDTPSELGQPLDVRDWKKGECEPVPGKTLPHVVVVTREYGDTYKKFTALGPLLDKLGNGGKGINWNTDVELRQLAELNRTVQAEGVSQGRPRIDTAVDACEVILMLAPETNGHVAVKSWEALSTITGRDHTHLALPREHDKIRFRDIVAQPRKIISSPIWSGIESEEVSYTAGYINVHELIPWRTLTGRQQFYQDHKWMLDFGEGLCVYKPPIATKTVQPAIDRFGNGQPHLVLNWITPHQKWGIHSTYTDTGHMLTLSRGGPHIWISEVEAREAGIRDNDWVEVFNVNGTLTARAVVSQRVPRGMALMYHAQEKIVNVPGAETSGFRGGIHNSVTRTITKPTHMIGGYAQLSYAFNYYGTVGSNRDEYVIVRKMQHVDWMEGPLTPEREAMRSPARAR; from the coding sequence ATGAGCCATTTTCTCGACCGGATGCTGTTCTTCCGAAAAAACGTGGGGCACTTCGCCGACGGCCTGGGCGTGGTGGTGAAGGAGGATCGCGAATGGGAGGACGCCTACCGGATGCGCTGGCAGACCGACAAGGTGGTGCGCTCCACCCACGGGGTGAACTGCACGGGATCGTGCTCCTGGAAGATCTATGTCAAGAGCGGGCTCATCACCTGGGAAATCCAGCAGACCGATTATCCGCGCACCCGTCCGGACCTGCCCAACCACGAGCCGCGCGGCTGCCCGCGCGGCGCCAGCTATTCCTGGTACGTCTACAGCGCCCAGCGCCTGAAGTATCCGCTGGTGCGCGGACGCCTGATGGAGCTGTGGCGCGAAGCGCGCAGCCGCCTGGGGCCGGTGGAGGCCTGGACCGCCATCCAGGCCGATCCGGCCAAGCGCAGGCAGTACACCGCCGTGCGCGGCCTGGGCGGCTTCGTGCGCAGCAACTGGGACGAGGTGACGGAGCTGATCGCCGCCGCCAACGTCCACACCATCAAGCAGCACGGCCCGGACCGGGTGATCGGCTTCTCGCCGATCCCGGCCATGTCCATGGTCAGCTACGCCGCCGGCGCCCGCTACCTGTCCCTGATCGGCGGCGTGCTGCTGTCCTTCTACGACTGGTACTGCGACCTGCCGCCTTCGAGCCCGCAGGTCTGGGGCGAGCAGACCGACGTGCCGGAGTCGGCCGATTGGTACAACTCCACCTATCTGCTGGTCTGGGGCTCCAACCTGCCGCAGACCCGCACCCCCGACGCCCACTTCTACACCGAGGTGCGCTACAAGGGCACCAAGACCGTGGCCATCGCCAGCGACTACGGCGAATACGTGAAGTTCGGGGACATCTGGCTCGCCCCGAAGCAGGGCACGGACGCGGCCCTGGCGCTGGCCATGGGCCACGTGATCCTGAAGGAGTTCCACCTGCCCGGCAAGAGCGCCTACTTCGACGCCTATTGCCGCCAGTACACCGACATGCCCATGCTGGTCACCTTGCGCGAGCACGACGGCACCCTGGTGGCGGACCGCCTGCTGCGCGCCGCCGACCTGGAGGGCGGGCTGGGGCAGGCCAACAATCCCGAGTGGAAGGCCGTGGTGATCGATGAGCTCACCGGCTATCTGGTGTCGCCCAACGGCAGCATCGGCCACCGCTGGGGCGAGGTCGGCGTGTGGAACCTGGAGCTCCGGGACGCCGCCAGCGGCCAGGAGATCAAGCCGCGGCTGAGCCTCATGGGGGTGCAGGACGAGGTGGCGGCGGTGAGCTTCCCCTACTTCGGCGGCGACCGTGACGCGCTGCTGGCCCGCCAGGTGCCGGTCAAGCGCCTGTCCGTGAACGGCCGGGAGACCCTGGTGGCCACGGTCTACGATCTGCTGCTGGCCAATTACGGCATCGACCGCGGGCTGGGCGGGGAGAACGTGGCCGCCAGCTACGACGAGGACGTGCCCTATACGCCGGCCTGGGCGGAGAAGATCACCGGCGTCAAGCGCGCCGACATCGTCACCGTGGCCCGCGAGTTCGCCGACAACGCCGACAAGACCCAGGGCAAGTCCATGGTCATCCTGGGGGCGGGCCTCAATCACTGGTACCACAACGACATGATCTACCGCGGCATCATCAACATGCTGGTGATGTGCGGCTGCGTCGGCCAGTCGGGCGGCGGCTGGGCGCACTACGTGGGACAGGAAAAGCTGCGGCCGCTGACCGGCTGGACGCCGCTGGCCTTCGCCCTCGACTGGCACCGGCCGCCGCGGCAGATGAACGGCACCTCGTTTTTCTACAACCACAGCAGCCAGTGGCGGCACGAAAAGCTCAAGGTCGACGAAATCCTGTCGCCCACCGCCGACCCCGCCCTGGTCGACCAGCGCCTGATCGACTTCAACGTGCGCGCCGAGCGCATGGGCTGGCTGCCGTCCGCCCCGCAGTTGGAGAGCAATCCGATCGAGGTGGTGCAGCAGGCGGAAGCGCTGGGCCTGGACCCGGTCAAGTACGCGGTGGAGCAGCTGAAATCCGGCGCCCTGCGCTTTGCCAGCGAGGATCCGGACAATCCCCGGAATTTCCCGCGCAACCTCTTCGTCTGGCGCTCCAATCTGCTCGGTTCCAGCGGCAAGGGCCACGAGTATTTCCTGAAATACCTGCTGGGCACCCAGAACGCCGTGCTGGGGCCGGATCTGGGCGAGCTCGGGGAGCCCAAGCCCAACGAGGTCGTGTGGCACGAGCAGGCGGCGGAGGGCAAGCTGGATCTGCTGGTGACCCTGGACTTCCGCATGTCCACCACCGCCCTCTACTCGGACGTGGTGCTGCCTTCCGCCACCTGGTACGAGAAGGACGATCTCAACACCTCCGACATGCACCCCTTCATCCACCCGCTGACCGAGGCGGTGCAGCCCCTGTGGCAGAGCCGCAGCGACTGGGAGATCTACAAAGCCATCGCCAAGCAGTTCTCGGCGCTGGCCGCCGAGCACCTGGGCACCCGCAAGGACCTGGTGCTCGTGCCTCTGCAGCACGACACCCCCTCCGAGCTGGGCCAGCCGCTGGACGTGCGCGACTGGAAGAAGGGCGAGTGCGAGCCGGTGCCGGGCAAGACCCTGCCCCATGTGGTGGTGGTGACGCGCGAATACGGCGACACCTACAAGAAATTCACCGCGCTGGGTCCGCTGCTGGACAAGCTCGGCAACGGCGGCAAGGGCATCAACTGGAACACGGACGTCGAGCTCAGGCAGCTGGCCGAGCTCAACCGGACCGTGCAGGCCGAGGGCGTCAGCCAGGGGCGGCCGCGCATCGACACCGCCGTCGACGCCTGCGAAGTGATCCTGATGCTGGCGCCGGAGACCAACGGGCACGTGGCGGTGAAATCGTGGGAGGCGCTGTCCACCATCACGGGCCGCGACCACACCCACCTGGCGCTGCCGCGGGAGCACGACAAGATCCGCTTCCGCGACATCGTGGCGCAGCCGCGCAAGATCATCTCCTCGCCCATCTGGAGCGGCATCGAATCCGAGGAGGTGAGCTACACCGCCGGCTACATCAACGTGCACGAGCTCATCCCCTGGCGCACCCTGACCGGCCGCCAGCAGTTCTACCAGGACCACAAGTGGATGCTGGACTTCGGCGAGGGCCTGTGCGTGTACAAGCCCCCCATCGCCACCAAGACCGTCCAGCCGGCCATCGACCGCTTCGGCAACGGCCAGCCGCATCTCGTGCTCAACTGGATCACGCCGCACCAGAAATGGGGCATCCACAGCACCTACACCGACACCGGCCACATGCTGACCCTGTCGCGCGGCGGTCCCCACATCTGGATTTCCGAAGTGGAGGCGCGCGAGGCGGGCATCCGCGACAATGACTGGGTCGAGGTCTTCAACGTCAACGGCACGTTGACCGCGCGCGCCGTGGTGAGCCAGCGCGTGCCGCGCGGCATGGCGCTCATGTACCACGCCCAGGAGAAGATCGTGAATGTGCCCGGCGCGGAGACCAGCGGCTTCCGCGGCGGCATCCACAACAGCGTGACGCGCACGATCACCAAGCCGACCCACATGATCGGCGGCTACGCCCAGCTGAGCTACGCCTTCAACTACTACGGCACCGTCGGCTCCAACCGCGACGAATACGTCATCGTGCGCAAGATGCAGCACGTGGACTGGATGGAAGGGCCGCTGACCCCGGAGCGGGAGGCCATGCGCAGCCCGGCCCGGGCGCGATGA
- a CDS encoding peptidylprolyl isomerase, with the protein MSITVNGIEITDQDVERELPFHAAAEAPLRSAAQALVLRHVLLQEAERLGLTAAAADAGERAEALIEQLIAQEVRVPEPTEAECRTYYANHPERFRSGDLVEASHILFQINEGSPLALIRAKANEVLQEVLAQPERFGELARRYSNCPSGAAGGNLGQLSRGQSVPEFEAVVFRMRSGEIRSRLLETRFGLHIVKVERRIDGVQLPFEAVRECIAGYMSEAARRRAIHQYLQILVGQAVIHGIELTGAETPLVQ; encoded by the coding sequence ATGTCCATTACCGTGAACGGCATCGAGATCACCGACCAGGACGTGGAGCGGGAGCTGCCCTTCCACGCCGCGGCCGAAGCGCCGCTGCGGTCGGCGGCGCAGGCCCTGGTGCTGCGGCATGTCCTGCTGCAGGAGGCGGAAAGGCTAGGACTGACGGCCGCGGCGGCTGACGCGGGCGAGCGTGCCGAAGCGCTGATCGAGCAGCTCATCGCGCAGGAGGTGCGGGTGCCGGAGCCGACCGAGGCCGAGTGCCGGACCTATTACGCCAATCATCCCGAGCGCTTTCGCAGCGGCGATTTGGTGGAAGCCAGCCACATCCTGTTCCAGATCAACGAAGGATCGCCGCTGGCGCTGATTCGCGCCAAGGCCAACGAGGTGCTGCAGGAGGTCCTGGCGCAGCCCGAGCGCTTCGGGGAGCTGGCGCGCCGCTATTCCAACTGCCCTTCCGGCGCGGCCGGCGGCAATCTCGGCCAGCTCTCGCGCGGGCAGAGCGTGCCGGAATTCGAGGCGGTGGTCTTTCGCATGCGCAGCGGCGAGATCCGCAGCCGCCTGCTGGAAACGCGCTTCGGCCTGCACATCGTCAAGGTGGAGCGCCGGATCGACGGCGTGCAGCTGCCCTTCGAGGCGGTGCGGGAATGCATCGCCGGCTACATGAGCGAGGCGGCCCGCCGCCGGGCGATCCACCAGTACCTGCAGATCCTGGTCGGCCAGGCCGTGATCCACGGCATCGAGCTGACGGGGGCGGAAACGCCGCTGGTACAGTAG
- the narI gene encoding respiratory nitrate reductase subunit gamma: protein MDNLDYLLFGIYPYVGLAIFLLGSLFRFEREQYTWKSDSSQLLRLGQLRLGSNLFHIGILFLFFGHLFGLLTPHWLYESFGLSTPDKQMLAIISGGIAGMICLVGLVLLIHRRLVEPRIRATTRPMDLVVLFWLLITLVLGLITTYFSYQHRDGSVMLLLAGWAQHILTFRGGAVELIAPVPIIYKIHIWFGMTVFVLFPFSRLVHVWSGFAAVAYPWRSYQVVRPK, encoded by the coding sequence ATGGACAACCTGGATTACCTGCTTTTCGGCATCTATCCCTACGTGGGGCTGGCGATCTTTCTGCTGGGCAGCCTGTTCCGCTTCGAGCGCGAGCAGTACACCTGGAAGAGCGACTCCAGCCAGCTCCTGCGGCTCGGGCAGCTGCGCCTGGGCAGCAATCTCTTCCACATCGGCATTCTCTTTCTCTTTTTCGGCCACCTCTTCGGCCTGCTCACGCCCCACTGGCTCTATGAATCCTTCGGGCTGTCCACGCCCGACAAGCAGATGCTCGCCATCATCAGCGGCGGCATCGCCGGCATGATCTGCCTGGTGGGCCTGGTGCTGCTGATCCACCGGCGCCTGGTCGAGCCGCGCATCCGCGCCACCACCCGGCCCATGGATCTGGTGGTGCTGTTCTGGCTGCTGATCACGCTGGTCCTGGGACTCATCACCACCTATTTCTCCTATCAGCACCGCGACGGCAGCGTCATGCTGCTGCTGGCCGGCTGGGCGCAGCACATCCTGACCTTCCGCGGCGGCGCCGTGGAACTCATCGCGCCCGTGCCGATCATCTACAAGATCCACATCTGGTTCGGCATGACCGTGTTCGTGCTCTTCCCCTTCAGCCGGCTGGTGCACGTCTGGAGCGGTTTCGCCGCCGTCGCCTATCCCTGGCGCAGCTATCAGGTGGTGCGGCCAAAATGA